A section of the Dermacoccus nishinomiyaensis genome encodes:
- a CDS encoding DNA-3-methyladenine glycosylase yields MPDLDSSFFAHPPVDVAPKLLGLTVSHAGVTLRITEVEAYHGAVDPGSHGFKRRTDRNSALFGPPGTCYVYINYGIHRALNLVCGADGESAGCLVRSGEIIDGLDLARERRMASAREGAPLPKDAHLARGPGNLAKALAIEPILGGTPVVGPDAQVVVRRPDGHVAPEYLTGPRVGVSGPGGEGESFPWRFWIPGEPSVSAYRAAVTRVRKR; encoded by the coding sequence GTGCCGGATCTCGACTCATCGTTCTTCGCCCATCCGCCCGTCGACGTCGCGCCGAAGCTCTTGGGCCTCACCGTCTCGCACGCGGGGGTGACGCTGCGTATCACCGAGGTGGAGGCCTACCATGGCGCCGTCGACCCGGGTTCGCACGGCTTCAAGCGCCGCACCGACCGCAACTCCGCGCTGTTCGGCCCGCCCGGCACCTGCTACGTCTACATCAACTACGGCATCCACCGGGCCCTGAACCTCGTCTGCGGGGCTGACGGAGAGTCGGCCGGTTGCCTCGTCCGTTCTGGCGAGATCATCGACGGCCTCGACCTCGCGCGGGAGCGGCGCATGGCGAGTGCACGCGAGGGCGCGCCGCTTCCCAAGGACGCCCATCTCGCTCGTGGCCCGGGCAACCTCGCGAAGGCGCTCGCGATCGAGCCGATCCTCGGCGGCACTCCCGTCGTCGGGCCGGATGCCCAGGTCGTCGTCCGTCGACCGGACGGCCACGTCGCGCCCGAGTACCTCACCGGCCCGCGTGTCGGCGTGAGCGGGCCGGGCGGTGAGGGCGAGAGCTTCCCCTGGCGCTTCTGGATCCCGGGCGAGCCGAGCGTATCCGCCTACCGCGCCGCGGTGACGCGGGTGCGCAAGCGCTGA
- the tyrS gene encoding tyrosine--tRNA ligase, with amino-acid sequence MSNILDELQWRGAVAQTTDETQLRDALANGPLTVYCGFDPTAPSLHFGNLVQLIQLRRLQRAGHRVIVLVGGSTGLIGDPRPSAERVLKTKDQTAQWVARIREQVQPFLDFDGDNPAIAVNNLDWTQGISALDFLRDYGKHFRVNGMIKKDAVAARLNSEQGISYTEFSYQILQALDYLHLFREYGCTLQLGGSDQWGNLIAGSDLIRSVEGKSVHVLTSPLLTDASGQKYGKSEGNAIWLDAQMTSPYVFYQYFLNVEDSEVIKLIKFMTDRTKDEVAELERAVAEEPFKRVAQKTLAADVTTLVHGEAATAGAIAASEAMFGKGDVTALDAGTLRDAVAELPGGEVSPGTTLTDALIAVGIAESRNAARRLIGDGAISVNNAKFDDPEHELSADDFLHGVAAIIKRGRKHQAAARLAH; translated from the coding sequence GTGAGCAACATCCTCGACGAGCTGCAGTGGCGCGGAGCGGTGGCGCAGACCACCGACGAGACGCAGCTGCGTGACGCGCTCGCGAACGGACCGCTCACGGTGTATTGCGGCTTCGACCCGACGGCGCCGTCCCTGCACTTCGGCAACCTGGTCCAGCTGATCCAGCTGCGACGGCTCCAGCGCGCCGGGCATCGCGTCATCGTCCTCGTCGGAGGTTCGACGGGTCTCATCGGTGATCCGCGCCCTAGCGCGGAGCGCGTGCTCAAGACGAAGGACCAGACGGCGCAATGGGTCGCGCGCATCCGTGAGCAGGTGCAGCCGTTCCTCGACTTCGACGGCGACAACCCCGCCATCGCGGTCAACAACCTCGACTGGACTCAGGGCATCTCGGCCCTCGACTTCCTGCGTGACTACGGCAAGCACTTCCGCGTCAACGGGATGATCAAGAAGGACGCCGTCGCGGCGCGCCTCAATTCCGAGCAGGGCATCAGCTACACGGAGTTCAGCTACCAGATCCTGCAGGCCCTCGACTACCTGCACCTGTTCCGCGAGTACGGCTGCACCTTGCAGCTCGGCGGCTCCGATCAGTGGGGCAACCTCATCGCCGGCTCTGATCTCATCCGTTCGGTGGAGGGCAAGAGTGTGCACGTGCTCACCTCGCCGCTGCTCACGGACGCGTCCGGGCAGAAGTACGGCAAGTCGGAGGGCAATGCCATCTGGCTCGACGCGCAGATGACGAGCCCGTACGTCTTCTACCAGTACTTCCTCAACGTCGAGGATTCCGAGGTCATCAAGCTCATCAAGTTCATGACCGATCGGACGAAGGACGAGGTCGCGGAGCTCGAACGCGCCGTGGCCGAGGAACCCTTCAAGCGAGTGGCGCAGAAGACGCTGGCGGCCGACGTCACGACGCTCGTGCACGGTGAGGCGGCGACGGCCGGCGCCATCGCGGCGAGTGAGGCGATGTTCGGCAAGGGTGACGTGACGGCCCTCGACGCGGGGACGCTGCGTGACGCCGTCGCGGAGTTGCCTGGGGGAGAGGTTTCGCCGGGTACCACCCTGACGGACGCGCTCATCGCGGTGGGCATCGCGGAGTCTCGCAATGCGGCCCGACGTCTCATCGGGGACGGCGCCATCTCCGTGAACAACGCGAAGTTCGACGACCCGGAGCACGAACTGAGCGCTGACGACTTCCTCCACGGCGTGGCCGCGATCATCAAGCGTGGGCGCAAGCACCAGGCAGCCGCGCGGCTCGCGCACTGA